In the Gammaproteobacteria bacterium genome, GCACCTGCGCCTTCACGGCCCAGGCGTTGTCGGAAAGGCGGGCGTATACCTCGCGCAAATCGCCCAGCTTGCGGACGACCACGCCGGGCGGCACCGGAATGCCGGCTTGCTTGAATAGCGCTTTGGCCTGGTATTCGTGAAGATTCATGGATAGCGATCGTAAGCAGTACGCCTCCTTAGGAATTTTTGCGACACAGGTGACCAGCAGGTTCTGCCCCCATCCCGCGAGTGTAGGCATTGCTGCGCCGCAAGCGCGAGACTATCGACATTATCCGCCGGCGGCAACCGTCCGCCGGTCGGCATTGCAAGATAGTTCCGTCGCCATGCATGACCGCCGGGCGGCTTGCAGATGCGGCCTGTCCCCCACACACTAGCGGCATGTCACGCCTGTTACTTATTCTGGCGATCGTTTTTATCGTGATCGTGCTGTGGAAAAGCATGCTTCGGAAGGTCGAGGCCAGCAACCGAAATGACCAGAAAAAGACTATCGCGCACAACATGGTCCGCTGCGATTACTGCGGATTGCATGTCCCGGAAGACACCGTGGTGCGGCTCGGCGGCCGGCGCTACTGCTCGGACGAGCATCGGGCGCTGCATAAGGAAACGCGCGACAAGTAAGTTTCAACCTCGCAAAGGAGGAAGCCCCGCCACAACCAGCGTCAGACGCCGTCGCATGACGCCTTTTTCATGCTGAGTCCGTCGGGCGACGCCGCCAATCTCAACGCCTCGCCGTGGAAGACACTGCGGCTGCTGAATATGTACCGGCTTGCGCTCGCGGTGCTGTTCATCGCAGTCATCCTGATTGCCGGGCCCAAGGTTCTAGGCCAGCACGACCCGTTTTTGTTCGTCGCGATCAACGCACTCTACTTTTTCTTTCTGCTGGCGTTCGGCGTATCCGGTCAATATCGCTGGCCGGCGCTGGGACTTCAGGTCTACGCGCAGGCGCTGATCGATATAGTCGCGATCACCTTGCTGATGCACGCCAGCGGCGGCATCGGCAGTGGTCTCGGCGTGCTGATGATCGCCGCGGTTGCCGCCGCAAGCGTGCTGGCGCCCGGTCGCGCGGCGCTGGGCGTGGCCGCGCTGGCCGCGCTGACGTTGCTTGGCGCTGAAGTGCACGCGGACCTGTTCGGCAACTACCGCGCAACGTCGTACACGCAAACGGGCTTGCTCGGCGCGTCTCTGTTCGCAACCGCCTGGCTCACCGTCGCCTTATCGCGCCGCGCGCGCATGAGCGAAGCGCTGGCCGTACGCCGCGGCATCGATCTGGCAAACCTCGCCGAACTCAACGGCCTGATCGTCAATCGCATGCAGTCCGGCATCATCGTGGTGGACGACACGTCCGAAATCCGCCTGATGAACAGTGCGGCGCGCGCGTTGCTGGGTTGCGCGACGGACGAGTATCCGCGTGGACTGAAAGAACTGTCTTATCCGCTGTACCGGCTGTTCCTCCAATGGCTGCCGGCCCACGAGACCAACCCCGCGCCGCAAAAGCTGGAGCACGACCACGCGGCGACCCTGCAGGCTCGTTTCTCGCGGGTGGGCGCGCGCCGCGAGGATCGAGGCGTGGTGATTTACGTGGACGATACTGCCGAAATCAATCGCCAGATTCAGGAAACCAAGCTGGCATCGTTGAGCCGCCTCACCGCCAGCATCGCGCATGAAATCCGCAATCCACTGGGCGCGATCAGTCACGCCGCACAATTGCTTGGCGAGTCACCCGGACTGGATCGCGCCGATCAGCGCATGGTGGACATGATCCGCGACCAGAGCAAACGCATGAACGCGGTCATCCACGACGTGTTGCGCCTGTACCGCCGCGAGCAGCCGCATGCGGATGTCATCCGCGTCACTGCGCACCTGGACGTAACCGACCGGGGCCCCGGCATCGACCCCGAACTGCGGGCGCAACTGTTCGAACCGTTCGTCACTTCCAGCACCCAGGGGACGGGGCTGGGACTATTCATGGCGCGCGAGTTGTGTCACGCGAATGGCGGCGAGCTGAGTTACACACCCGGAGCGGGCGGCGGCAGCACTTTTCGCATCCAGTTCCCGCTGAGCATGTCTGGACAGACGCCACGCACCGGCATTGGCGCGCTGGATCGCGAAATTCGCGCCGATAGTGGCGCGGTGTCTGGAACTCACGCACGGACGGCCGCGGACCATAAAGCCGCGGCGCCGCCGACGTCCATCGCGCGCGCAAGGTCGGCGCGCTCATTAACATAAAACCTGAGGGAGATTGCGGTTGCAACACGCATTGATCGTTGACGACGAAGCGGATATCCGCGAGCTGCTGGAGATTACGCTCAATCGGATGAAGCTCGATACGCAGGCGGCGGCCAGCGTCAAGCATGCAAAGGCGCTGCTGCGTGAGCGCCACTTCGACCTGTGCCTTACCGATCTGCGCCTGCCGGACGGTGACGGCATCGACCTGGTCAGCTACATCCAGGCGTATCACGCCAGCATGCCGGTCGCCGTCATCACCGCGTACGGGAGCATGGAGACCGCGATCAGGGCGCTGAAGGCCGGCGCGTTCGATTTCGTCTCCAAGCCCATTGAGCTTGCGATGCTGCGCGATCTGGTGAACAGCGCACTGAAACTGTCACAGCCCGGCGGCGCGAAAACCGGTGAGCGCGAAGACCCGCTGCTGGGCACGTCGCCCGCGATGGCATATCTCAAGGCCACCATGAGCAAACTCGCGCGCAGCCAGGCGCCGGTGTATCTGCTGGACGAGTCGGGCACCGGCAAGGAACTGGTGGCGCGTCAGATTCACGAACTCGGACCGCGCGCCGAACGGCCGTTCGTGCCGGTGAACTGCGGCGCGATTCCCACCGAGCTGATGGAGAGCGAATTCTTCGGTCATCTCAAGGGCAGCTTTACCGGCGCGGTGGCGGACAAACAGGGATTGTTCCAGGCCGCCAACGGCGGTTCGCTGTTTCTGGATGAAGTCGCCGAGTTGCCGCTGCACATGCAGGTCAAGCTGTTGCGCGCGATCCAGGAGCGCGCCGTCAAACCCATCGGCGCGCAGCAGGAAGTGCCGGTGGATGTGCGGATTTTAAGCGCCACGCACAAAGTTTTGAGCCAGGAGATCGTGCACGGGCGTTTCCGTCAGGATCTTTACTACCGCATCAACGTGATCGAGCTGCGCGTACCGCCGCTGCGCGAGCGGTTGCCGGATCTGCCGCAGCTTGCCGAACACATTCTCAAACGCTTTGCGACGCAGGGGCGCGCGCCGATATTGCGTCTGTCGGCCCAGGCGCTGGCAAAGCTCGAAGCCTATCCATTCCCGGGCAACGTGCGTGAGTTGGAAAACATTCTGGAGCGCGCCGCCACGCTGTGCGAAGGCCAGAGCATCCAGGCGCGCGACCTGCAGTTACCGGATGCGGAAAGCCAGCCCGGAGCGCCACCGGCCGCGATGTCCGCAATG is a window encoding:
- a CDS encoding PAS domain-containing protein, coding for MLSPSGDAANLNASPWKTLRLLNMYRLALAVLFIAVILIAGPKVLGQHDPFLFVAINALYFFFLLAFGVSGQYRWPALGLQVYAQALIDIVAITLLMHASGGIGSGLGVLMIAAVAAASVLAPGRAALGVAALAALTLLGAEVHADLFGNYRATSYTQTGLLGASLFATAWLTVALSRRARMSEALAVRRGIDLANLAELNGLIVNRMQSGIIVVDDTSEIRLMNSAARALLGCATDEYPRGLKELSYPLYRLFLQWLPAHETNPAPQKLEHDHAATLQARFSRVGARREDRGVVIYVDDTAEINRQIQETKLASLSRLTASIAHEIRNPLGAISHAAQLLGESPGLDRADQRMVDMIRDQSKRMNAVIHDVLRLYRREQPHADVIRVTAHLDVTDRGPGIDPELRAQLFEPFVTSSTQGTGLGLFMARELCHANGGELSYTPGAGGGSTFRIQFPLSMSGQTPRTGIGALDREIRADSGAVSGTHARTAADHKAAAPPTSIARARSARSLT